A region of Paenibacillus sp. JNUCC-31 DNA encodes the following proteins:
- a CDS encoding sensor histidine kinase, translating to MKSIYIRVVVTFLGITLMSMLITFLVLRVLFSNYFVLKIQANSLYAGKQIVNYITEKQIEDINGYMESVMAVSKYKLSLYKSDLTSLNPNRSINQNDIYAVLHGSLYQSNNNVAVIGLPLSIDGESYALFADFHIESYLKNYNQIVLTALVLCLIIGSLLIFVASRYLVRPIKMLTKATKKIAAGNYHVNVQVKYKDELGILSDSFNQMVKKLRQIEQMRQEFVSNVSHEIQSPLTSILGFSTTLLQNNISDADRKRYLSIIADESERVSRLSEDLLKLASLESEHHPFNPTFFRLDEQLRRTVISTEPLWSKKKLDIDLDMQEILVNADEDQLAQVWINLLTNAIKFTPPGGRISISLTKCENKLTVRIIDTGIGIADEDALLIFQRFYKSDKARNRSQEGSGLGLAIVQKITALHQGQIDVQSQLNHGTIISVTLPDHER from the coding sequence ATGAAATCAATCTATATCCGGGTAGTCGTCACTTTTCTAGGGATTACCTTAATGAGTATGCTAATAACATTTTTAGTATTAAGAGTGCTATTCAGTAACTATTTTGTCTTAAAGATTCAAGCGAATTCTTTATATGCGGGGAAGCAAATCGTCAACTATATTACAGAGAAACAAATTGAGGATATTAATGGATACATGGAGAGTGTGATGGCCGTTTCGAAATACAAGTTGAGTTTGTATAAAAGTGATCTAACAAGTTTAAATCCAAATCGTTCCATAAATCAAAATGATATATACGCAGTATTACACGGAAGCCTCTATCAAAGTAACAATAACGTTGCTGTTATTGGACTTCCACTATCCATTGACGGAGAATCCTATGCTCTTTTTGCTGATTTTCACATTGAAAGTTATCTTAAAAATTACAATCAAATTGTTTTGACTGCTTTAGTTCTCTGTTTAATCATAGGAAGTTTACTTATTTTTGTCGCATCGCGTTATCTGGTTAGACCCATTAAAATGTTAACTAAAGCTACGAAAAAAATCGCAGCCGGCAACTATCATGTTAATGTCCAGGTCAAATACAAAGACGAGTTGGGCATCCTTTCGGACAGCTTCAATCAGATGGTAAAAAAACTGAGGCAAATCGAACAGATGAGGCAGGAGTTTGTATCGAATGTGTCCCATGAAATCCAATCTCCGCTAACTTCCATCCTTGGCTTTTCGACCACTTTGCTGCAAAATAATATTTCTGATGCTGACCGTAAACGTTATTTGTCGATAATTGCTGATGAAAGCGAGCGCGTATCCCGTTTAAGTGAAGATTTATTGAAGCTGGCTTCGCTTGAGTCGGAACATCATCCTTTTAACCCTACCTTTTTTCGTCTGGACGAGCAGCTTAGACGCACGGTAATCTCCACAGAGCCGCTATGGTCGAAAAAAAAATTGGATATTGATTTAGATATGCAGGAAATTCTCGTTAATGCGGATGAGGATCAACTTGCGCAAGTGTGGATAAATTTATTAACGAATGCCATAAAATTCACCCCTCCAGGCGGGCGTATCTCCATTTCACTTACAAAGTGTGAGAACAAGTTGACTGTTCGAATTATCGATACTGGCATTGGGATTGCCGATGAAGATGCACTGCTCATTTTCCAAAGGTTCTATAAATCTGATAAAGCAAGAAATCGTTCACAAGAGGGAAGCGGTCTTGGACTTGCGATTGTACAAAAAATTACGGCTTTACATCAAGGCCAGATCGATGTGCAGAGCCAACTGAACCATGGAACGATTATAAGTGTAACTTTACCTGACCATGAGCGCTAA
- a CDS encoding response regulator transcription factor, producing the protein MILTRIIIVDDDAFIRELIAHHLKKEGFHIWEAENGKKALQVLEEQKIDLVILDIMMPEMDGYELCRYLREDRDIPILMVTAKSESAHKMKGFQLGTDDYLVKPFDPMEMVMRVKALLKRYRISMSQTIQIGNIQLDRNRLEAKVIRATDNEQIPMPLKEFELLFKLASYPGQIFTREQLIEQIWGLDYTGVDRTVDVHINRLRERFAKVTNDFRLVTIRGLGYRLEVGAET; encoded by the coding sequence ATGATCTTGACTAGAATCATAATCGTCGATGACGATGCTTTTATTAGAGAATTGATAGCCCATCACTTAAAAAAGGAAGGTTTTCATATATGGGAAGCGGAAAATGGCAAAAAAGCTTTACAGGTTTTAGAAGAACAGAAGATTGATTTGGTAATATTGGACATTATGATGCCTGAGATGGACGGTTACGAGCTATGCAGGTATTTGCGCGAGGATCGCGATATACCCATTTTGATGGTAACGGCAAAAAGCGAGTCTGCGCACAAAATGAAAGGATTCCAATTAGGTACAGATGATTATTTGGTAAAGCCATTTGATCCGATGGAAATGGTGATGCGTGTGAAAGCACTATTAAAGCGGTACCGAATCTCCATGTCGCAGACAATCCAGATCGGCAATATTCAATTAGATCGTAACAGACTTGAAGCGAAAGTAATAAGGGCTACAGATAATGAACAGATTCCTATGCCTTTGAAAGAATTTGAGCTTCTGTTCAAGCTGGCAAGCTATCCCGGACAAATTTTCACCAGGGAGCAATTGATCGAACAAATATGGGGATTAGATTATACAGGAGTGGACCGTACAGTCGACGTTCATATCAATAGACTGCGAGAGCGTTTCGCTAAAGTCACGAACGATTTCCGGCTTGTCACAATCCGCGGTTTAGGCTATCGGCTGGAGGTTGGCGCTGAAACATGA
- a CDS encoding DHA2 family efflux MFS transporter permease subunit: MILGAFLATLNQTIMSVATPELMGDFNISAATAQWLTTGYMLVNGVLIPITAYFMQRFSTKQLFQASMFIFLIGTIVSALASNFGILLTGRMIQAAGAGIIMPLLMNVVMTLYPPEKRGTAMGMVGFAIIFAPAIGPTLTGYILVNYTWQTMFYGMIPLTLMVIGFAFVYLKNVSERVNSKFDIISVVLSTIGFGALLYGFSRAGSLGWSSAEVLVFIAVGIVALALFTWRQLVSDTPLLDLRAFKYSMFSLTTIINVAITMIMYADMMLLPLYLQNARGFTALESGLLLLPGALVMGFLMPVTGKLFDRFGGKWLAVIGMVITILTTTAFIDLTDSTSYGFLVLMSTSRRIGIALLMMPIQTAGLNQLPSRLSAHGTAISNTIRQVSGAVGTSLLVSVMTSRAKVHAQDIVATGSANALSQQQLATESMIQGINDAYVVIIGIAFVGLILSFFIKRTKQVDEEDYKQIVSQ; encoded by the coding sequence ATGATTTTGGGAGCCTTCCTTGCAACGTTGAATCAAACCATCATGAGTGTCGCAACCCCTGAGCTAATGGGTGACTTTAACATTTCCGCAGCAACGGCACAGTGGTTAACAACAGGTTACATGCTAGTGAATGGAGTTCTCATTCCCATCACAGCCTATTTCATGCAACGTTTCTCAACCAAACAATTATTCCAAGCTTCCATGTTTATTTTCTTAATCGGCACCATCGTATCCGCCCTTGCTTCCAATTTCGGAATATTACTAACAGGTCGCATGATTCAGGCTGCGGGTGCTGGTATTATCATGCCACTCCTGATGAACGTTGTTATGACCTTGTATCCTCCTGAGAAACGAGGAACTGCAATGGGCATGGTTGGTTTTGCTATCATTTTTGCTCCTGCAATCGGGCCTACTCTTACCGGTTATATTTTGGTGAATTATACTTGGCAAACGATGTTTTACGGAATGATTCCGTTAACTCTTATGGTCATCGGTTTTGCTTTTGTATACCTGAAAAATGTATCCGAACGGGTCAACTCTAAATTCGACATCATCAGTGTTGTACTGTCGACCATCGGATTCGGAGCATTATTGTATGGATTCAGCAGGGCAGGAAGTCTGGGATGGTCAAGTGCAGAAGTACTTGTCTTCATTGCTGTAGGAATTGTTGCTCTTGCCTTATTTACATGGCGCCAGCTCGTTTCCGATACTCCCCTGCTTGATTTGCGGGCTTTCAAGTACAGCATGTTTTCCCTAACTACGATCATTAATGTCGCGATTACGATGATCATGTATGCTGACATGATGTTACTTCCCTTGTATCTCCAGAACGCACGTGGATTTACTGCACTTGAATCTGGATTATTGCTCCTTCCGGGTGCCCTTGTTATGGGTTTCCTTATGCCTGTGACCGGAAAGTTATTTGACCGATTCGGAGGAAAATGGTTGGCTGTTATCGGCATGGTAATCACCATCTTGACAACGACTGCTTTCATCGACTTAACCGATTCAACCAGTTATGGTTTCTTGGTATTAATGTCAACCAGCCGCCGAATTGGTATCGCTTTGCTCATGATGCCGATTCAAACTGCAGGGCTTAACCAACTGCCCTCAAGACTCAGCGCACACGGTACAGCCATCTCTAATACCATCAGACAAGTTTCTGGCGCTGTAGGTACTTCATTACTCGTGAGTGTCATGACTTCCCGTGCAAAGGTACATGCACAGGATATCGTAGCTACGGGTTCAGCCAACGCCCTCAGTCAACAGCAGTTGGCCACAGAATCTATGATCCAAGGTATCAATGATGCTTATGTTGTTATCATCGGAATCGCTTTTGTTGGATTGATTCTTTCCTTCTTTATCAAACGAACCAAACAAGTCGATGAGGAAGACTACAAACAAATTGTAAGCCAATGA